The genome window TGCGCCAGGGCAATGGCGCGGGCATCGCGGCCCCATGCGATCCACAGCCATCCGGGCGTATCCAGCCGGGGAGAGTCCAGCCCGTCCAGCATCTCCTGCCCACCCGTTGCCACCTTGCGCAGCACCGCATTGATCAGGCCGGTGAAAGGTGCAAGCCGCAACTGACGCGCCAGATCAACCGCGGTACCGACCGCCGCATGGGGGGGCGTATCCAGAAACAGCAACCCGGCTGCGCCCAGACGCAGGATATCCCGCACCGGAGCAGGCGGCTCCCGTCTTAAAAACGGCTCCAGCACGGCATCGATGGTGCCAAGGCGGCGCAGCGCCGTCGCCGCCAGACGATGGGCGGCAGCACGGTCGCGCGGCTCCATCGGCGGCAGGGCATTCAGCGCCTCTTCCAGCGAACGGTGCTGCTCCAGCACCCCATTCAACAGGCGGCAGGCAGCATCTCTGGTCGGGTCCATAGCAACCGGGGGAGCCGACGGGCGGCGGGTGGAGGAATGGGAACGAATTGTCATCCCGGCTTTTTGCGCGGCTCCGCCCTCCCCGGCAAGCACGCGATACGCATGCCCCTTATCGCACCCCTTTATCGCAGGCCCCTTCGGGGTGGTGCGGCTTGGCAGGTGTGGTAATCCATAGCCTATGCGCCAGATCCTGTTCCTGACCCTGTTCTGCCTGATCGCGTGGATACCGGGTTTTTTCACCCTGCCCCCGTCCGACCGCGACGAAAGCCGCTTTGCACAGGCCAGCCGGCAGATGATCGAAACCGGTGATTACGTCACCATCATGAACGGCACCGAGCCGCGTAACCGCAAGCCGATCGGCATTTACTGGCTTCAGGTGCCCTTTGCGAAAGCTGCTCAACAGGCCGGGCTGGCGCAGGAAAATCCGATCTGGCCCTACCGCCTTCCCTCCCTGCTGGGCGGATTACTGGCCGTATGGATGACATACGGCTTCGGCATCAGGCTGGTCGGGCGAAAGGCGGCTTTCCTCGGCGCGTGGATTCTGGGCGCCTCGGTCATTCTGCTGGTCGAGACGCATATGGCGAAAACCGATGCCGCCCTGCTGGCCGCGACACTCGCTGCGCAAGGGCTGCTCGGACGTGCCTATCTGGTGGCCAGACAAGGCGATCAGGATACCAGATTCGGACCGGTTCAGGCCGCCCTGTTCTGGATCGCCATGGCGGCGGGGATTCTGATCAAGGGACCGATCACCCCGATGGTCAGCGCCCTGACCGTGCTGACCCTGCTGATCACCGATCGCCGCATGCCGGGGCAGACGCGCTGGCTTGCCGCGCTGCGCTGGCGCTGGGGGCTGCCGCTGGCCATCGCACTGATCCTGCCATGGTTCATCGCCATCGGTATTGCCAGTCACGGGCAGTTCTTTGCGCAGGCGATTGGCGGAGAACTGGCCAGCAAAGTGCGCAGCGGCGATGACAGCCATGGCGCGCCACCCGGGCTTCATCTGCTGCTGCTGATCATCACCCTGTTTCCCGGATCACTGGTGGTGCTTCAGGCCCTGCCGACATCATGGCGTCACCGGTCAGAACCGGTGATGCGCTTCCTGCTGGCCTGGATCATCCCGTCATGGATCGTTTTTGAGGCCGTACCGACCAAACTGCCGCATTATATCCTGCCCATGCTGCCTGCCCTCGCCCTGCTGGGCGGCAAAGCCATGGCGGAGACGCTGGCAGTGCCGCGCTGGATGCAATGGCTGGCAAAAATCCTGTTCGCGCTCTCCTGCCTGTTGCTCGGGGGGGCCGCGATCGCCCTGCCCTTCGTCATCATGCCGGGACTGCACTGGCAGGATCTGCTGGGCATCCCTGCTTTCCTCACCATGGTCATGCTGCTGGTGCTGGGCACTGGCCTGCTGCCGCGCCGTCAGCGTGACACGACACCCTATCGCACTATCCGCCTGCTGCTGATCTGCGCGCCGCTGGTCGGCTGGAGCATGCTGGGACTGGAATTGCCTTCCCTGCGCGCCCTCTGGCTCAGCCCGGCCATCACTCAGGCCGCCCGGATCGAAACAGCAGAGCTTTACGGGGCACAGACGCCCCTCGATCTGGTGACCGCAGGCTATAACGAGCCAAGCTTACGATTCCTGGCTGGAACCGACACGTTTTTTGCTCCCGATGCCGCCAGCGCCGCCGCCTGGCTGGCGCAACACAAACAGGCCATTGCCGCCATCGCCCGCCCGGATGGGAACGCCTTCCTCGCCGCAGCCACCGCACAGGGGCTCAGCCCCGATCTGCGATATTCCATTGCAGGATATAATTACTCGCGCGGGAAAAGGATTCTGATCGATCTTTATGCATCAGGCACTGGTTCTGCCTCGACTCAATGACCAGCTTCAGCAATCATCGCGTTTATTGAACAGGGGGCGCATAACTCTGAATTGACAGCCCCCCCTACGCTCGGCGCTGATGTTTTTCTGCACAGACGCAGAATCCGGATATGACCATGCAACATGATACGGCTCAGGTGTTCAGGCAGTCCGATGCCGGTCTATCCGATACCGGCGCGATACAGGATCGCCTGACCAGTCTTCTTCTGTCACTCGGCCATTGCGATTCCGCATCAGTCAGCCGTGCCACCTCTCTGGCGCGCGAAACCGGGGAGCGGCGCGACATCGTGATGCAGCGTCTCGGTCTGATAACCGAACGCGATCTGGCCGAGGCTTATGCGGCCCTGCTGAATGCTCCCCTGCTTCGGGAAGCTGATTTTCCTGATACTCCGCTTTTTGCCGGAACGCTGCCGCAGCGTTTCCTGCATAGCTCCCGCATTCTACCGGTTTCTATCGCAACGGACGGCACGGTGACCCTCGCCATGGCTGATCCGCTGGATCAGTTTGCATGCGACTCCGTGGCAGCGGCGCTGGGCCGGCCGGTGCGCATAGGTGTCGCAGTGCCGATCATGGTGGAGACCGCGCTGCAACGTCTTTATCCTGAAACAGACACACTTCAGGATAGCGGTAACGAGACGGAACCAAACGGTGACGGCCGGGCCGACGATACGGAAAGACTGCGCGATCTGTCCAGCGATGCCCCAGTGATCAGGCTGGTCAACCAGATCATCAGCCGGGCAGTCGAAACCGGCGCCAGCGACATCCATATCGAGCCATTCGAAGACCGGATTGCAATCCGCTATCGCTATGACGGCGTGCTGCATGAGGCGGAAGGCGTCTCCGCGCGCGGCGGCTCCGCGGCGGCGATCACCTCCCGCATCAAGATCATGGCCCGGCTGGACATCGCCGAGCGCAGACTGCCACAGGACGGGCGGCTGAAACTGGCCGTACGCGGGCAGGAGGTCGATTTCCGTGTCTCCACTGTGCCTTCCCTGTATGGCGAAACAGTGGTGATGCGTATTCTGGATCGCAGTGCCGTCGCTTTCGAATTCGACCGTCTGGGGCTGCGCGCTGCGGTGCGGGAAAAGCTGGAACGTTGTCTGGCCATGCCGAATGGCATCGTTCTGGTCACCGGCCCCACCGGCAGCGGCAAGACCACCACGCTTTATGCCGGGCTGAACAGTCTCAACAGCCCGACCCGCAAGATCGTCACCATCGAGGATCCGGTGGAATATCAGCTCCGCGGGATCAACCAGATACAGGTGAAGCCCCAGATCGGCCTGAGTTTCGCGGCCTTGCTGCGTGCCATCCTGCGGCAAGATCCCGATGTCATCATGGTCGGCGAGGTGCGCGATCTCGAAACCGCTCAGATCGCGGCGCAGGCCGCACTGACCGGGCATCTGGTGCTGTCCACCCTGCACACCAATTCCGCCGCCGCAACCATAACCCGGCTGCGTGATATGGGGCTGGAAGATTACCTGCTGACCGCCGTGCTGCGCGGCGTGCTGGCCCAACGT of Granulibacter bethesdensis contains these proteins:
- a CDS encoding glycosyltransferase family 39 protein; the protein is MRQILFLTLFCLIAWIPGFFTLPPSDRDESRFAQASRQMIETGDYVTIMNGTEPRNRKPIGIYWLQVPFAKAAQQAGLAQENPIWPYRLPSLLGGLLAVWMTYGFGIRLVGRKAAFLGAWILGASVILLVETHMAKTDAALLAATLAAQGLLGRAYLVARQGDQDTRFGPVQAALFWIAMAAGILIKGPITPMVSALTVLTLLITDRRMPGQTRWLAALRWRWGLPLAIALILPWFIAIGIASHGQFFAQAIGGELASKVRSGDDSHGAPPGLHLLLLIITLFPGSLVVLQALPTSWRHRSEPVMRFLLAWIIPSWIVFEAVPTKLPHYILPMLPALALLGGKAMAETLAVPRWMQWLAKILFALSCLLLGGAAIALPFVIMPGLHWQDLLGIPAFLTMVMLLVLGTGLLPRRQRDTTPYRTIRLLLICAPLVGWSMLGLELPSLRALWLSPAITQAARIETAELYGAQTPLDLVTAGYNEPSLRFLAGTDTFFAPDAASAAAWLAQHKQAIAAIARPDGNAFLAAATAQGLSPDLRYSIAGYNYSRGKRILIDLYASGTGSASTQ
- a CDS encoding GspE/PulE family protein; protein product: MTMQHDTAQVFRQSDAGLSDTGAIQDRLTSLLLSLGHCDSASVSRATSLARETGERRDIVMQRLGLITERDLAEAYAALLNAPLLREADFPDTPLFAGTLPQRFLHSSRILPVSIATDGTVTLAMADPLDQFACDSVAAALGRPVRIGVAVPIMVETALQRLYPETDTLQDSGNETEPNGDGRADDTERLRDLSSDAPVIRLVNQIISRAVETGASDIHIEPFEDRIAIRYRYDGVLHEAEGVSARGGSAAAITSRIKIMARLDIAERRLPQDGRLKLAVRGQEVDFRVSTVPSLYGETVVMRILDRSAVAFEFDRLGLRAAVREKLERCLAMPNGIVLVTGPTGSGKTTTLYAGLNSLNSPTRKIVTIEDPVEYQLRGINQIQVKPQIGLSFAALLRAILRQDPDVIMVGEVRDLETAQIAAQAALTGHLVLSTLHTNSAAATITRLRDMGLEDYLLTAVLRGVLAQRLVRVLCPACKTSAPAPSALIERFRLDQHVPAGQTPHLWHPVGCPACRQTGYRGRMAIAEFLEPDAAIDRLIYARAGEAEVEEAARAAGMHTMFEAGLDAVLAGETSLEEITRCLHHGEDAL